The nucleotide window CACAGAACGGGACATCACTACCTCATGGAATGGGATATTTGCTGACTTATTTTAAAGGACTTCCCCATGGACTTGCCAATGGCGTTTTGACTATAGAGTACTTAAAAAGCTTTAAAGATCAGACCAAGATAGAAAGAATGTTAAACATTATGGGGCTTAGACATTTACAAGAATTGGAAGAAATATTTAACAATTTGATTGATGTGAAGATTGATATAAAAGAAGAAGAGATAAATGAATATTCCAAAAGATTTATTACCAATAAAGGTAAGTTGAAAAATCATCCGGAAAAAGTAGAATTTGAAGATATAGTACGTATTTATAGCAAGAGTCTGCTTAAGAATTAACTTTATAGGGAGGACAGCTCTATGCATCACAAAATTCGAACCACAAAACTGCAGCAATTTATCAATATAACCAATAAGGTTGCCGAAGAAGTCAAAAACAGCAATGTACAGAACGGTATCGCAGTAATATATGTTCCCCACACAACAGCCGGAGTCACAATAAACGAAAGTGCTGACCCGGATGTTGTGCGGGACATGATTTATGCATTAGATAAAGCCTTTCCTGTACATGGAGAGTATTTTCATTTTGAAGGAAATTCCCACGCTCATATAAAGGCTTCTCTTATGGGATCCTCCTGTACCGTGATAATCCAAAACGGAAGACTTATGCTTGGCACTTGGCAGGGAATATATTTTTGTGAATTTGACGGGCCTAGAAACAGGGAATTTTATGTGAAGATCATTGAAGGCTGATTGGAATATAATGAAGTATAAGGATATTATATTACTGAAATTCAGACACAATGGAAAGAGCCTAGTGGATTGGTTATTGAAACTACCTCCTTTTAATCAGGGAG belongs to Clostridiaceae bacterium and includes:
- a CDS encoding YjbQ family protein; protein product: MHHKIRTTKLQQFINITNKVAEEVKNSNVQNGIAVIYVPHTTAGVTINESADPDVVRDMIYALDKAFPVHGEYFHFEGNSHAHIKASLMGSSCTVIIQNGRLMLGTWQGIYFCEFDGPRNREFYVKIIEG